tatttggcttttctttctttcaatTTGCTGACAAACCCGTTTTGgttgtgttttcattttgttcaaTTGTCTTCCGCCTTTTCCCAACTTATGCAATTGCTTTGAGAAAGAGTTAAAGACTATGACGAACAGTGGGAAggagagaagagagagagaccaaaaTGGGGGGCGAATGGTGGAAGTGGAAGGAGATACTATAAttaactatttaaaaaaaaacaactgtGAAGCTTCTATTTCCAGTTAATTAGTGAACGTTCTTCGATAAATTAAACAATACGAAAACTTTGGCCTTCTACTTAAAGTTGAATAAActtgaagagaaaaaaaatagccataaaattaaaaaaaaagaacaaaataaacaGTTATTGATGCTTGCAAAAATTTctacataaatttttattttgtttcattatTTGCTGAGTAATCCAATGGAAGAGAAAGTGTGGTTTACATTCTATATATCTCTAATTCATATTAGCATATTCCAAGAAAcctgttttaaaaatttgatccacttttttgtttcttaattttctagcaaaatttcaaataagaaaaccaaaaagaaggaTGACAGTGAAGTGATTGAAGAATCGCAATCAACTTGTAATGTCTGCTGTAGTGATTTGGATACAAGTAGTGCCAAAAAGTAAGCTTCAAATGAATCCTTTTCCTTAAGCAAAAGAGCTaactcctttttgatttttttgccatttcagCTATGTTAAATGTCGCACATGTGAGAAGTCTGTTTGTCGGGGCCTGAAGTGCGCCGATTGGCATCCAAAGGATGGCCAATGGGAGTGCCAATTGTGTCACAACTCAAAGGAATCGCTGGCCCACACTTCATCTTGGGTGGCCGAGCAAATGTCCTTCAATCAACACAAATTCGTTTATCCGATGCGGGCACGTAGCGAGGTTTACATACCCATTCAGCCCAGTCAAGATGGCCAAGATGTGGAAAGCACAATCCGTAAGTGTTCACGAACCGTTTAAAAGACTTAAGACAGCTTAATTTAACtgatacctacatatatattcttaaagAATTTGAGAGTGTCAGTCAAATTGGCATTCGGAATCATATGAATATCGAAGAGCGTGCCAAAATAAGGGAATATGTTGAAGAGATTGTTGCCGAAATGTTGGGCGGCAATCTGGATAAAATTAAAGTTGGGCAACTATCGAAAAGTGAAAATTGTAAGTAGAATTCAATATTAATAACTTGAGCAAAATTTAGAAGAGAAAGATCAGACTTGGCAACATTTGTTTTATGAATGTTGCTGGCaactttttaaaatcttttagcAACTTTGTTGCTAGCTTCAAGCAAAAGCTGTGTTAAAAAAGGTTTTTGCGTTAGCTTAAAAGCTAACATAAAAGTTTGTTTAATTACCAATTTCGTTTTTATGTTCATGCATTAACTAAAcgtcgcacacacacacacacacacatacatatatacacatatgcaAATATAGATTTGCATCTCTTCGATAAATATCATGCGAAACTTAGTAACCTGCTTATCAATGTGGAGAATGGTTTATGTGTGCGTCAACTGAAAAGACGAGGAGGAGGTAAGTGCCCAAGCAAAGGATTAGAACGTTGCGTAAAATAAAAGTTGTGCGTAATCTAACTAGTTGCTAATACTTGTGTAATGCACGTTAACTTTATGTCTAGTCGTAGCAGTAGCCttggcgtatacgtaatatttgTGTCAATGAATCAAAAGATGCGACATAGcattgaatttattatttgtttatcaatattAGGACCCAATTAAAAAAAGCAATCctaacatacacacacacacatttatatatagacTAGACATGGACGTTCTATATATGGGGGCATATTAAAAACTACTGGTCTtgaggatttttttttttcggctaCGCTCCTAAAGATACACACACTTATAAATACTTTCAATTTGAGCGTAAAATCGCGGTCACTATACACTGATAAGGTCTGGCTCATTGTGGAACTGATAATGATAAGGTGCAACCCGCTGATAAGACTTGTCGGTTATTGAAGTGCCGAAAACAGTGCGACAACAGGCCAACAACAATgattaataacaaaaaaaaaaccacttTGTAAGCATTTAAGCAATGTAGCGACAGGTTGGCCTTAGCTAGATCCAGATGGTAGGTGAGATTGTCAACATTAATCATACGCACCGTGATACggcaactacaactacaagcATTTGCTCACTCAACTAAATTGTCAATGTGTGAAAAACAAGgtgtaaaattttaacatagaTGGTTATTGATTTCTTTAATGACAACGTCACGCTCTTAAACAATATCCTAggcaatttatttatgtaaattacCAAAGCCAACAACATCAAGTTCAAGATGATTTAGGTGTtagccaaagaaaaaaatcatataCACCGAGAAGACccaaaagaaagaagagaGCCGAGAGGGAGTCAGTAGAGCTGGTTACCGATATGCCAATTGAGTGAGCGAATACctctcacacactcacacaataCAGGGCCAAATATCGCAGAGCGTTTTAGACGCTTGTCTCTCGAAAAAGCCGCTTCAGTTGGTGGACGCGTTGTGCGGCGATCGCAAGCGAAACGGGGCGAAACAGAAACGGAATCTGATTTGTAATCAGCgttaaaaaaaagcaaaaaaaactcGCACAGCATTCACATAGATTTTGataacataaaaatataatatacatattaaaaGAACAgcaaataaagtaaaaagaacatcaagtacacaaaaaatatatatataaatgtatatctTTTATATATCTTGAGTCTACCAGATAACagtgtcaaaaaaaaaaacaccaaacaaaaaaaaaacgagtaTGAAAATGGCTAATTAAATGATTAAACTAACCTTGACCCGTTGTGTTGTGGCCAAAAATTTAAGTTATAAGCCCAAAGGGCAAACAGTTTAATTGACATTAATCGATATTAATGATCAGCAAGGCTTTTTTGTAAAGcagaaaaccaacaaaaaatcaatGTGCCAAAATGAACTTTCAACACGAGTTTATCTCGGCCAAATTCCCTTTGCTTTGCTGGCTAGTCTAATCGTTGACCTTAACACGACTAATGCTGATATTGCTTACTTCTAATACGAGAATACATTTCGTTGAAAACGATTTCGATGATATAAGAACTCAAAATGAAAGCTATCAAGCACTTAAGCCTAATCGCTTAAAATAACGACATGCTTAATGTCAATGATAAttataataagaaaaaaataataaaagcaaGTGATTTCATGGAATTTGAACTATGAACTTTGGGTGGCTAAAccacacatatgtataatataagtgatttttgttgtttgttatttttgtccGGCCAGAAACTGGTCTGACATGACACTaatggctggctggctggctctCTATTCTCATTGATGACAAATCTACAACGATTCTTCCTATTGACAACAAATCTATTCATATGGATATATGCAAATGTTTGCCACAAAattcctgagtttttattttgttcttttctgcACCCCGAAAAATGAATGAGTAACGGGCTTTCTCAATGGATAGGTAGAAAATGTCAGTGAGGTGTCAGAATTATATGATAAAGAATTCCTAAAAATATCATTATGGCTGGCTGCCATTGAAGGTTACAAAAGATAACCATAGAGCCAGCCGTAGGTAAAAGACGGCTAGGCtattcatttaatatttaccGCAAAAGTTAATAGAGTTAACAAcatgtcaaaataaaaaaaaggaaaaaaaataatagatagtctcaaaataaatacatatttatgtatatattcagTTTTGTATGTCTGGAGCGGTTTTTCGGCTTCAGTAGAGATTCAAATTCATCGATGGGTGGCGGCTGTCAAGCGTAAACAATGTTAAATTATCTATTGATATTAGGTGTACTCCCCCGCTCTCTCCCTCCATCTCTGTCTCAGTTTctcatattattattattatttatgtattttgaaCCCTTACGAAAAAGGGTTTAGGTTTAAAAACAAGTTATTTgagataataaaataaataattttcccGTCATGcagataaaacaaaaatatataatagtCAATAAATAGTATATGGAATAGACAATTAcggcaaacaaataaacacctctatctatatatatatgaatgttTAATATATAAAGCTAAAAATATACTCATATGCATGAAGCATGGATTTTACTTTGGGACTTGTAACGGGCATGTATGCCGTTATAGCTGTAATAGTGTTCTACGTCGTCTACGTCATTGAGGTGAAATTAGGTATGACTTATATTTCCACTCActcacttacacacacacacacacacacacacacttacactcACTTATTCACTTACATTCACACTCTGACACTTTCTTTGGcaaacttttcacttttttttgccattattattatttgccTCGAATTTGTATTGTGTATTTAACTTGCTAACTTGCTCTTTTGCCAATATTCTTGATTACCGCCCAATACAACTAACAACTAACTCTACTTTCAGATTTGCCCGCCATTGTGAATGGtcatagtaataataataataataatagtaatagtaaccacaacaacaacaataatggTAGCACCTGCAACATCAATGGCAACAATGAACAAAATGATGACAGCTCACAGACACGTCTACGCACTCTCATTGAAACTATCATTGCGGAAACACTGCGAAATAGTGCCTTGGGCTTCAATACCGGAGCATCTGCATCTGTGTCGGAAATTAGCTTGGATACACGCACTCAATCCGAATTGAATGCCCTCAAGCAACGTCATCGGACCGAGCATTATTTTGAGCCAAAAATCTATCAGGATCTATTGGCCACAGCGGTGCTAAATAAGGTAAGTTCCACCACCATCATTCGACACCTGTTGGCAGCACTTTGTCAGATATTGTCCAAGTCATTTTGCCACTTTTGTAATCGGCTTCCGATAGACTCAATCTCAACCTTGTTTTCACTCTCACCCCCCGTCCTTTTTTCCATTTGCCAAGCATTTTAGGGGCTTCACCGTGCCAACTTTTACTCTTCCGTCGTCAAAGTATGCTAATTAGTTGCAGTTCAGTATTTCAACCATTCGGACGTCGGCGcagatatataattttttgctAGTCAAACTAATTGATTAATCAATAAacccatttttattttcaatttaacaATTAATACTTCCGAGAACAGCAGAAACAATGACGGACCAGGAACagaaagtaaataaaaaaaacccagtcaAAACATAGTTTAATCAAAGAAACTATAGAAATATATCGCATTTGGGCTGAAGTCTCATATTATATTTGTGTGCTATCGTCTTTGATTAGATATCGTACTTAATGAGGCATCGTAAATCAAATTCATAATCATTTCAACCTCTGCAAAACGTTTAAATGCCAATCGATCGATCGATGGCAAGAACCCAGTTTCAATTCAATATTTAGACCACGTTGCCGGCTTAGTGGCTAGTCTCTTTACAAGCGAATGAGGAAGAGGGAGAAGGGTTCAATAACTTGTTAAATTGCACAATGCCAAGGTCATTCTAATATGGATATGTATggtttttgcctttcttttttttgcagatTGCAGATACGGAAGGGAATAACCGAAGACGGTCGCTAATATCGGAAAGTACACCGGACTTGAGTGGTCACAATAACATTGATGAAAACTACAATGCCGAAGCGTTGAGCACCACGTCCGGTAGTTCTATTGAACCCCGTAGTGATTGCAGTCTAACGGATAATGAGCTAGTATTAAATGTGAGTTAACCTTTTAAACAAACACTTTAcgaatttatttaatttaatatttctaATCTTTTTAGACTGGCAAAACCGATTCACCATTGAGCTTGCAGGCAGCCTTTGAACGTGAATCGGTACTAAGCGATTATATAGCCGCTCATATGGTGCCATTGCCAGATTTTTCAGCCTCTGTTACCGAATCCGAGGATGGTAAGCAACACAAGAGATAAGATAGTGAAAGACTATTTTGAAATCGAACTCCTTTTTATAGATAACGGCTCAGTCACCTCGAGTATGATAGCAGATGGCACTTGGGAGGACAATTGGCTTTTTAAGAAAAAGCAGCACAGCTCCTTGCAAAGTTCGGCTACCCCGAGCAGCATTGGCATGCTGGTGCCGGCTCCCAGAGAAAATGTACGTGCCCAGATTGGCGATAGAACAGCCGATGAGGTCAGCGATCTCTCGGAAATGGGCTCAGATGTCGAGGAAACCTCTCTGGACATTAATGATCGCCTATTGAATAAGCACTTGATTGGTGGCCAAAATACAAAACTAGTGCTAGACGAGCTAATCGATCGCACTAGCTTAATCTCCCATACATTACCGGAGGAACATGAACCGGCATTTACCGAGGCCACCAATCCATTAATATTGCAAACACAACCCACAGAAGTACCATCACAATTTGTAGAGCCACCACCTCCAACGACATTCCAAGATGACCAACACATTGAGGAACCGATCCTCATAGCAGGTAACTTTGATTATCTTACCATATCTCACCCACCTATACCACACAATTGACATATCTTACCCTATTATGCTAACCAATCGAAGACATTTGAATATGAATCCTTTATTGTATTAGATCAGCCAAAGCCAATAGTTATCCCATAGAATATTTGGTAGTTATCTTTGGAAATCCCCAACCAAAACCTTCCGCGTATTTGTGCATGATTATGAAGCGATCGACATTCAGCAGTCGTTTGTGTTACAGACCAAAATGAAATTGACACTGACGAGTTTGTCGATGCCCTTGATGAGGGCTGTACTGGATTCAGTACCGTCGAGTACACTGAAGAGAATCCACCCTCAGTTATCGAAATCTTAGCCGCCATGGCTCTGGGACCTATGCTGGCTGTTCCTGCATCCGAACAGCAGGGCGTCATTACACCAAGTGAAATGCATACACTCAAGGAGTTGAGCGATCTCGCACTTGCTGAAATAAACTCCCGCACAACAGATCTCGAACATCATTCTCTCGACGTTATTGCAGAGGAAGAAAATACAGATTTATCTTTACAATCGACAATAGAAACGACAGAGACAGTCGGATTTTCCATCATCGAAATTTCCGAAGAGCCACCATCTTTATATCTAGAAATGGAAAATGCCGAAAAGACTTTCCTGAAATCGATTCCAGCTCCTATTGCTGATACAGAAAACACACCGCAGTTGGATATTAAAGGTTTGCCACAGCCAGCAGAAGCTGTATCGGAAGAACCACATATCGTAAACCCAGCGGAAGCAGTATCTGAACCTACTTCTTCTATTGCTGAACCGAAAATAGCACCACCAGTGGATATTGTAGATTTGCCACAACCTACAGAAGCTGTTTCCGAAGAACAACCTACAGTAAATCCAGCAGAAATTGCAGTAGAACCACAGGCTGAGGCTTCCTCAACACCAGCAGCAATAGAAGCAGTATCTGAGCCTACTTCTTCTGTTGCTGTACCGAAAATAGCACTACCAGTGGATATTGTAGATTTGACACAACCTACAGAAGCTGTTTCCGAAGAACCACCTACAGTAAATCCAGCAGAAATTGCAGTAGAACCACAGGCTGAGGCTTCCTCAACACCAGCACCAATAGAAACAGTATCTGAGCCTACTTCTTCTGTTGCTGTACCGGAAATAGCACCACCAGTGGATATTGTAGATTTGACACAACCTACAGAAGCTGTTTCCGAAGAACCACCTACAGTAAATCCAGCAGAAATTGTAGTAGAACCACAGGCTGAGGTTTCCTCACCACCAGCAACAATAGAAGCAGTATCTGAGCCTACTTCTTCTGTTGCTGTACCGGAAATAGCACCACCAGTGGATATTGTAGATTTGCCACAACCTACAGAAGCTGTTTCTGAAGAACAACCTACAGTAAATCCAGCAGAAATTGCAGTAGAACCACAGGCTGAGGCTTCCTCAACACCAGCACCAATAGAAACAGTATCTGAGCCTACTTCTTCTGTTGCTGTACCGGAAATAGCACCACCAGTGGATATTGTAGATTTGCCACAACCTACAGAAGCTGTTTCCGAAGAACAACCTACAGTAAATCCAGCAGAAATTGTAGTAGAACCACAGGCTGAGGTTTCCTCACCACCAGCAACAATAGAAGCAGTATCTGAGCCTACTTCTTCTGTTGCTGTACCGGAAATAGCACCACCAGTGGATATTGTAGATTTGCCACAACCTACAGAAGCTGTTTCTGAAGAACAACCTACAGTAAATCCAGCAGAAATTGCAGTAGAACCACAGACTGAGGCTTCCTCAACACCAGCAACAGTAGAACCAATATCTGAGCCTGCTTCTTCTATTGCTGAACCGGAAATAGCACCACCAGTGGATATTGTAGATTTGCCACAACCTACAGAAGCTGTTTGCGAAGAACCACCTACAGTAAATCCAGCAGAAATTGCAGTAGAACCACAGACTGAGCCTTCctcaacaccagcaacaataGAAGCAGTATCTGAGCCTACTTCTTCTGTTGCTGAACCGGAAGTAGCACCACCAGGGGATATTGTAGATTTGCCACAATCTACAGAAGCTGTTTCCGAAGAACAACCTACAGTAAATCCAGCAGAAATTGCAGTAGAACCACAGACTGAGGCTCTCTCAACACCAGCAACAGTAGAACCAATATCGAAGCCTGCTTCTTCTATTGCTGAACCGGAAATAGCACCACCAGTGGATATTGTAGATTTGCCACAACCTACAGAAGCTGTTTCCGAAGAACAACCTACAGTAAATCCAGCAGAAATTGCAGTAGAACCACAGACTGAGGCTTCCTCAACACCAGCAACAGTAGAACCAATATCGGAGCCTGCTTCTTCTATTGCTGAACCGGAAATAGCACCACCAGTGGATATTGTAGAGTTGCCACCAACTACAGAAGCTGTTTCCGAAGAACAACCTACAGTAAATCCAGCAGAAATTGCAGTAGAACCACAGACTGAGGTTTCCTCACCACCAGCAACAATAGAAGCAGTATCTGAGCCTACTTCTTCTGTTGCTGTACCGGAAATAGCACCACCAGTGGATATTGTAGAGTTGCCACCAACTACAGAAGCTGTTTCCGAAGAACAACCTACAGTAAATCCAGCAGAAATTGACGTAGATCCACAGACTGAGGCTTCCTCAACACCAGCAACAGTAAAACCAATATCTGAGCCTGCTTCTTCTATTGCTGAACCGGAAATAGCACCACCAGTGGATATTGTAGAATTGTCACCAACTACAGAAGCTGTTTCCGAAGAACCACCTACAGTAAATCCAGCAGAAATTGCAGTAGAACCACAGGCTGAGGCTTCCTCAACACCAGCACCAATAGAAACAGTATCTGAGCCTACTTCTTCTGTTGCTGTACCGGAAATAGCACCACCAGTGGATATTGTAGATTTGACACAACCTACAGAAGCTGTTTCCGAAGAACCACCTACAGTAAATCCAGCAGAAATTGTAGTAGAACCACAGGCTGCGCCTTCCTCAACACCAGCACCAATAGAAACAGTATCTGAGCCTACTTCTTCTGTTGCTGTACCGGAAATAGCACCACCAGTGGATATTGTAGATTTGACACAACCTACAGAAGCTGTTTCCGAAGAACCACCTACAGTAAATCCAGCAGAAATTGTAGTAGAACCACAGGCTGAGCCTTCCTCAACACCAGCACCAATAGAAACAGTATCTGAGCCTACTTCTTCTGTTGCTGTACCGGAAATAGCACCACCAGTGGATATTGTAGATTTGCCACAACCTACAGAAGCTGTTTCCGAAGAACCACCTACAGTAAATCCAGCAGAAATTGTAGTAGAACCACAGGCTGAGCCTTCCTCACCACCAGCAATAATAGAAGCAGTATCTGAGCCTACTTCTTCTGTTGCTGTACTGGAAATAGCACCACCAGTGGATATTGTAGATTTGACACAACCTACAGAAGCTGTTTCCGAAGAACCACCTACAGTAAATCCAGCAGAAATTGCAGTAGAACCACAGGCTGAGGCTTCCTCAACACCAGCACCAATAGAAACAGTATCTGAGCCTACTTCTTCTGTTGCTGTACCGGAAATAGCACCACCAGTGGATATTGTAGATTTGACACAACCTACAGAAGCTGTTTCCGAAGAACCACCTACAGTAAATCCAGCAGAAATTGACGTAGAACCACAGGCTGAGGTTTCCTCACCACCAGCAACAATAGAAGCAGTATCTGAGCCTACTTCTTCTGTTGCTGTACCGGAAATAGCACCACCAGTGGATATTGTAGATTTGACACAACCTACAGAAGCTGTTTCCGAAGAACAACCTACAGTAAATCCAGCAGAAATTGCAGTAGAACCACAGACTGAGGCTTCCTCAACACCAGCAACAGTAGAACCAATATCGGAGCCTGCTTCTTCTA
The nucleotide sequence above comes from Drosophila willistoni isolate 14030-0811.24 chromosome 2L unlocalized genomic scaffold, UCI_dwil_1.1 Seg72.1, whole genome shotgun sequence. Encoded proteins:
- the LOC6637876 gene encoding probable serine/threonine-protein kinase DDB_G0282963 isoform X9, producing MANPNDSIGSGSPEVASSPAGEQQPQQLNQLNSSVDSGIAVGLDVDSPSLKLQQRLEQCQRILQVLRRDEAAYQLLRDRLSKISNKKTKKKDDSEVIEESQSTCNVCCSDLDTSSAKNYVKCRTCEKSVCRGLKCADWHPKDGQWECQLCHNSKESLAHTSSWVAEQMSFNQHKFVYPMRARSEVYIPIQPSQDGQDVESTIQFESVSQIGIRNHMNIEERAKIREYVEEIVAEMLGGNLDKIKVGQLSKSENYLHLFDKYHAKLSNLLINVENGLCVRQLKRRGGDLPAIVNGHSNNNNNNSNSNHNNNNNGSTCNINGNNEQNDDSSQTRLRTLIETIIAETLRNSALGFNTGASASVSEISLDTRTQSELNALKQRHRTEHYFEPKIYQDLLATAVLNKIADTEGNNRRRSLISESTPDLSGHNNIDENYNAEALSTTSGSSIEPRSDCSLTDNELVLNTGKTDSPLSLQAAFERESVLSDYIAAHMVPLPDFSASVTESEDDNGSVTSSMIADGTWEDNWLFKKKQHSSLQSSATPSSIGMLVPAPRENVRAQIGDRTADEVSDLSEMGSDVEETSLDINDRLLNKHLIGGQNTKLVLDELIDRTSLISHTLPEEHEPAFTEATNPLILQTQPTEVPSQFVEPPPPTTFQDDQHIEEPILIAGSIAEREVKKWYNAVEMPNNPYAPEALKQRISGTQERCMDVPNISPSAEQKALALKANAEDATDRQPQSHQTDYKRYSRDYYINNNNNGTTVATGEKIDVARSGPEDVDIVINEVNAPNAQPPIQPPHGRNSVSAQSTRNVDAAAAAATVSGAADLSHWTLSTPVRRSSSLKFINTNNNNNKRTSPPTTISNFNAHHHVVRRPSTSASHYCDTSLDDIDDFDVHSQRSWRSLRPARSTLSLQSNGSGMSFGSSVSKRSRAGPTTSVLTQFEKQLLHKDLKRNSFRAVSATSKDFVMNPLFEGEARATSAKLTLRPETTLDEQGDSGVDSCLNGFSGTDTQYSNNSLLF
- the LOC6637876 gene encoding uncharacterized protein LOC6637876 isoform X6 translates to MANPNDSIGSGSPEVASSPAGEQQPQQLNQLNSSVDSGIAVGLDVDSPSLKLQQRLEQCQRILQVLRRDEAAYQLLRDRLSKISNKKTKKKDDSEVIEESQSTCNVCCSDLDTSSAKNYVKCRTCEKSVCRGLKCADWHPKDGQWECQLCHNSKESLAHTSSWVAEQMSFNQHKFVYPMRARSEVYIPIQPSQDGQDVESTIQFESVSQIGIRNHMNIEERAKIREYVEEIVAEMLGGNLDKIKVGQLSKSENYLHLFDKYHAKLSNLLINVENGLCVRQLKRRGGDLPAIVNGHSNNNNNNSNSNHNNNNNGSTCNINGNNEQNDDSSQTRLRTLIETIIAETLRNSALGFNTGASASVSEISLDTRTQSELNALKQRHRTEHYFEPKIYQDLLATAVLNKIADTEGNNRRRSLISESTPDLSGHNNIDENYNAEALSTTSGSSIEPRSDCSLTDNELVLNTGKTDSPLSLQAAFERESVLSDYIAAHMVPLPDFSASVTESEDDNGSVTSSMIADGTWEDNWLFKKKQHSSLQSSATPSSIGMLVPAPRENVRAQIGDRTADEVSDLSEMGSDVEETSLDINDRLLNKHLIGGQNTKLVLDELIDRTSLISHTLPEEHEPAFTEATNPLILQTQPTEVPSQFVEPPPPTTFQDDQHIEEPILIAGSIAEREVKKWYNAVEMPNNPYAPEALKQRISGTQERCMDVPNISPSAEQKALALKANAEDATDRQPQSHQTDYKRYSRDYYINNNNNGTTVATGEKIDVARSGPEDVDIVINEAQNASKTAAEHQQDQEEQSLQDQQKATVYKALPAQILEDANSPSPSPSVESQSNPSLATTTTSEDSDTVRIYDFNKQETTVIKQQTTVEQTVETVESSTYSTSSSYSIDSSVVAKKRERPVVLQFGPGDSAPTIGSPMGTPTRGSTPPAFRFLQPKRRLIEPSQVLSIDQDDQDDNGREPNTPMADKPAVEDDVVHAMPSVKALAQAFLLTSKHTQPQRRWRARHVRIAASASVSAPETPDKPADSPSSNLSRKHRLEHAVSMAEVADESTIASDLSSLETDSSIPSEGGNAFVPPTASPVPVRRGFLRSNIAFFENLKFK
- the LOC6637876 gene encoding general transcriptional corepressor trfA isoform X7; protein product: MANPNDSIGSGSPEVASSPAGEQQPQQLNQLNSSVDSGIAVGLDVDSPSLKLQQRLEQCQRILQVLRRDEAAYQLLRDRLSKISNKKTKKKDDSEVIEESQSTCNVCCSDLDTSSAKNYVKCRTCEKSVCRGLKCADWHPKDGQWECQLCHNSKESLAHTSSWVAEQMSFNQHKFVYPMRARSEVYIPIQPSQDGQDVESTIQFESVSQIGIRNHMNIEERAKIREYVEEIVAEMLGGNLDKIKVGQLSKSENYLPAIVNGHSNNNNNNSNSNHNNNNNGSTCNINGNNEQNDDSSQTRLRTLIETIIAETLRNSALGFNTGASASVSEISLDTRTQSELNALKQRHRTEHYFEPKIYQDLLATAVLNKIADTEGNNRRRSLISESTPDLSGHNNIDENYNAEALSTTSGSSIEPRSDCSLTDNELVLNTGKTDSPLSLQAAFERESVLSDYIAAHMVPLPDFSASVTESEDDNGSVTSSMIADGTWEDNWLFKKKQHSSLQSSATPSSIGMLVPAPRENVRAQIGDRTADEVSDLSEMGSDVEETSLDINDRLLNKHLIGGQNTKLVLDELIDRTSLISHTLPEEHEPAFTEATNPLILQTQPTEVPSQFVEPPPPTTFQDDQHIEEPILIAGSIAEREVKKWYNAVEMPNNPYAPEALKQRISGTQERCMDVPNISPSAEQKALALKANAEDATDRQPQSHQTDYKRYSRDYYINNNNNGTTVATGEKIDVARSGPEDVDIVINEAQNASKTAAEHQQDQEEQSLQDQQKATVYKALPAQILEDANSPSPSPSVESQSNPSLATTTTSEDSDTVRIYDFNKQETTVIKQQTTVEQTVETVESSTYSTSSSYSIDSSVVAKKRERPVVLQFGPGDSAPTIGSPMGTPTRGSTPPAFRFLQPKRRLIEPSQVLSIDQDDQDDNGREPNTPMADKPAVEDDVVHAMPSVKALAQAFLLTSKHTQPQRRWRARHVRIAASASVSAPETPDKPADSPSSNLSRKHRLEHAVSMAEVADESTIASDLSSLETDSSIPSEGGNAFVPPTASPVPVRRGFLRSNIAFFENLKFK
- the LOC6637876 gene encoding general transcriptional corepressor trfA isoform X8 codes for the protein MRFPPYIQLMELPISRAGSGSSLVLGLTSLVGLIGGVYLLQCGAQHLMGKISNKKTKKKDDSEVIEESQSTCNVCCSDLDTSSAKNYVKCRTCEKSVCRGLKCADWHPKDGQWECQLCHNSKESLAHTSSWVAEQMSFNQHKFVYPMRARSEVYIPIQPSQDGQDVESTIQFESVSQIGIRNHMNIEERAKIREYVEEIVAEMLGGNLDKIKVGQLSKSENYLPAIVNGHSNNNNNNSNSNHNNNNNGSTCNINGNNEQNDDSSQTRLRTLIETIIAETLRNSALGFNTGASASVSEISLDTRTQSELNALKQRHRTEHYFEPKIYQDLLATAVLNKIADTEGNNRRRSLISESTPDLSGHNNIDENYNAEALSTTSGSSIEPRSDCSLTDNELVLNTGKTDSPLSLQAAFERESVLSDYIAAHMVPLPDFSASVTESEDDNGSVTSSMIADGTWEDNWLFKKKQHSSLQSSATPSSIGMLVPAPRENVRAQIGDRTADEVSDLSEMGSDVEETSLDINDRLLNKHLIGGQNTKLVLDELIDRTSLISHTLPEEHEPAFTEATNPLILQTQPTEVPSQFVEPPPPTTFQDDQHIEEPILIAGSIAEREVKKWYNAVEMPNNPYAPEALKQRISGTQERCMDVPNISPSAEQKALALKANAEDATDRQPQSHQTDYKRYSRDYYINNNNNGTTVATGEKIDVARSGPEDVDIVINEAQNASKTAAEHQQDQEEQSLQDQQKATVYKALPAQILEDANSPSPSPSVESQSNPSLATTTTSEDSDTVRIYDFNKQETTVIKQQTTVEQTVETVESSTYSTSSSYSIDSSVVAKKRERPVVLQFGPGDSAPTIGSPMGTPTRGSTPPAFRFLQPKRRLIEPSQVLSIDQDDQDDNGREPNTPMADKPAVEDDVVHAMPSVKALAQAFLLTSKHTQPQRRWRARHVRIAASASVSAPETPDKPADSPSSNLSRKHRLEHAVSMAEVADESTIASDLSSLETDSSIPSEGGNAFVPPTASPVPVRRGFLRSNIAFFENLKFK